Below is a window of Chryseobacterium indicum DNA.
AAACCTCCTGAAGCTCCTGCGCTGATCCCGAATTCATCGCTTACATCTTTGGTATAAGTAGAATTTAATTTTACATTGAAATCCACTTCGCAGGTTTCAATTCTGAAGCTCGGAACATTTAATAATGCAATGAAAGGAACAGAGATTTCAACATCGTTCATTGTTTCTTTAGGATTGGTGGAACTTTCGGGTTCTGCCGGATCAAAATCTGGGTTTGGTCCCATTTTTTTGTATTTGAATTCCGCCATACGAAGTTTACTGTCACTTCCATCCTGTTCGAATCCTACTTCTTTGATAAAATTTACGGTGCTGATGGATGCGTTCGACTGTGCTTTTACACACGCATCCAACGGACCTCCGATGATGGTTGCAAAATCGATGCTTCCCAATTCTGCTGCAAAATCTGCACTTTCGGCTCCTGAAGTTTTGAAAACCTGGTCGTCTGCCGCCATTCTTCCTGCCATCATTTTCATCACTTCCGAAGAAACTGCTGCGAAAGATTTTTCCCACTTCTCATCGTAATTTTTCTTGAAGTCTTCAATAA
It encodes the following:
- a CDS encoding DUF2589 domain-containing protein; protein product: METLKSVLEANHTKKTKSELIDLLTGLEKSLSPAVYEKVSGIETSELSSLSNKELVSIIEDFKKNYDEKWEKSFAAVSSEVMKMMAGRMAADDQVFKTSGAESADFAAELGSIDFATIIGGPLDACVKAQSNASISTVNFIKEVGFEQDGSDSKLRMAEFKYKKMGPNPDFDPAEPESSTNPKETMNDVEISVPFIALLNVPSFRIETCEVDFNVKLNSTYTKDVSDEFGISAGASGGFGPVKFKVDVSYKRTSATGIKVEKEYSLGVKVRATNDEMPAGLEKVLGLLAQ